AGTTAGCTATAGAAAAGATTTTAAACTTAGATGCTAAAGGGTTGTACGAAGTGGTTAATCGTTACTCTATTTCAATGTGTGGCTATGGACCTGTAATGGCTATGCTTGAGAGCATTGATGCAAAGAAAGCAACTTTACTTAAATATTGTACTTCAGGCGATATAGAAAAGCACATGCTTGAAGTTGTTGGGTACGCAGGGATTGTTGTGGAATGATTGCAACGTAAAAGTGCCATCTTCACACTTTGACCTTATTCAAAAACTCTTCAATCACATCTTCCAAGTCAGGCTTGCCTATTTCTTCAAGCTCGTATTTCACTCTTGCGCAAGGCTTGTCAATCTTCATTACTCTTCTTAGGTCGATAGGAGTGCCTATTATTACAGCATCGACTGCAGCTTTACTTATAGTCTCTTCAAGCTCCTTTATCTGCTTTTTACCGTAGCCCATTGCAGGAAGTATTTTTTCTAAATGTGGGTATCTTTCGTAAATAGCTTTTATAGAGCCTGTAGCGTACTCTTTTGCATCTACTATTAAAGCATTGAATTTTTTGGCTGCTAGATACCCTGCACCGTAAGGCATTTCGCCGTGCGTGAGGGTAGGACCATCTTCTACTACAACTACATTCTTGTTTTCAATAATTTCAGGTCTGTCAACGGTAATAGGCGAATTTGCTAAAATAACTTTAGCTTGAGAATTGCATTTTGAAATGTTCCTTTTCACTTCTTCTATGTCTTCCTTTTTAGCAGTATCTATTTTATTAATAATAACGACATCAGCTACTCTTAGATTAACCTCTCCCGGATAGTAGTTTATCTCATGCCCGGGTCTGTGAGGATCCACTATAGTGATATGTAAGTCAGGCTTGATAAACGGGAAATCGTTATTGCCTCCATCCCAGATGATAATATCAGCTTCTTTCTCAGCTTCATGCAAAATTTTTTCGTAGTCTACGCCTGCATAAACAATGCCATTCATATCTAAATAAGGCTCGTACTCTTCACGTTCCTCAATAGTGCAATTGTATCTATCTAAGTCTTCATAAGTCTCAAATCGCTCGCATATCTGCTTTTTAAGGTCAGCGTCATATGGCATTGGATGACGTATGGAGACTACTTTAAAACCCTTCTTTCTTAAAATACCAAATATTTTCCTAGAAGTCTGGCTTTTACCGCAGCCTGTACGCACTGCACAAACTGCAATTACAGGCTTCTTAGATTGCAGCATTGTTGCGCTAGTGCCTAAAAGTCTGAAGTCTGCACCTGCAGCGTTAACTACGGCTGACTTCCTCATTACATGACGATAAGAGATATCTGAATAAGAAAGAATCACCTGCTTGACTTGGTATTTCTTAATAAGCTCAGGAAGCTCTTCTTCACTATAGATCGGTATTCCTTCAGGATAGTACTCGCCTGCAAGCTCCTTAGGATATACCCTACCTTCAATCTCAGGTATTTGAGTAGCTGTAAAAGCAACAACTTCGTAATTGGAATTATTTCTGAAAAATACATTAAAGTTATGAAAATCTCTTCCTGCAGCGCCCATTATAATAACTCTGGTCCTCTTTTCCATTTAATAAGATATAAGAATGCGCTCTTTATATGCTTTTTGGATAAACATTAATAGCTACTAAAAATTTCTATATTCTTAAACATGGGCTACAAAATTCCTGATGAAGAGCTTGTAACGCTAGGATTGAAAAAAATATTTAGAAAGAATGTAAAGGTTAATTCCCAAACAGCTTTAAAAAAGCTACTTTCTAAAGAGCTTTTAAAGTTCGACCCTTCTTATAAAGTAAGCGGTTCAAGAGCTAGAGTTATTCTACTGACTAAAGAGCTTGCAAGAGTGGAGTTAAATGTAAGAGAAGGTAAAGAAATTAAAGAATTAGCTAAATGCCCTGTCTGCAAATCAAGAGTTACTCCTATAAAGAACAAGACTCTTTACGATTGGGAAATTACTATTGGGTATAGGTGCAAAAAATGCCGATACTGGTGCGGTAAAAAACTGAGAATACCGAGACAGTATATATTTTATAAGAAGTAGTTAGAGACAGCCACAAAAATTTTATCTCTTTACTTACAATTATTGATTAATGAAAATGAAAGCTGCCATACTTGCAAGAGGCTGTTTTGGAAGTAGTAAAGCAAAAACCGCGCACGGTCTTATTAGACATAGCAGTAAATTCAAAATAAAGGAAGTTGTAGATGAGACTCTAGCTGGAAAAGACGCAGGTGAATTTTTAGGACTAGGCATACTTGGAATTCCTATAGTAAACGATTTTTCTAAAGATATAGATAGCTTAATAATAGGTATAGCGCCTCCTGGTGGTAAGCTACCTAAAAAGTGGCGCTCTGATATTAAAAGGGCTATCAAATGCCATATCAATATTGTATCTGGAATGCACGAATTTTTAAGCGATGACAAAGAGCTTGCAACACTTGCAAAGCAATATAATGCAAAAATATGGGATGTAAGGAAGCACGAAGGCAAGTTAGAGCTTGCAAAAGGGTACAAGCATAAAGTGCCTGTAGTGCTGGTTGCAGGAACTGATTCCTGTGTAGGCAAAAGGACTACAGCTCTAGAGCTTGTAAAAAGTGCGCAAAAAAAAGGTTTAAAGGCAGGTTTTGTAGCTACTGGGCAGACAGGCATAATGATAGGTTGCGACGCAGGTATTGCAGTAGATGCTATTCCAGGCGATTTCATTCCAGGAGCTGTTGAAAAAATGGTACGAAAAGTCTCTCAAAAGGGCAAGCAAATAATATTTGTAGAAGGTCAGGGCTCTATACTGCATTCAGCTTACGGCCCAGTTGCACTCGGTATACTTTACGGCTCTAAGCCTGAGTGCGTAATTATGGTGCATAATCCTGCAAGGAAGCACAGAAACAGCTATCCTGAAAAGGTTCCTAAGCTAGAATTTGAAATTGAAGCTGTACAAAAACTAGGCAATACGAGCGTTGTCGGTATTTCGCTAAATTGCAAGGATGTACAGTCATGGGAAAAAGTGGCTAAAGAATACGAGCGCAAATATAAGCTACCTGCTACTGATGTATTAAAGGATAGTAAAGGTGCAGAAAAGCTGTTAAATGCTACTATCAGCAAATTGAATTTATAAAAAAATGGCACGATTATTTGGTACTGACGGCATTAGAGGCGTTGTCAGCGAGCTAATGCGGCCACAATTTGCACTTGAAATAGGACTTAGTATCGGCACATACCTTGGCAATAAAGGTAAAGTAGCTCTTGCTACAGATACGAGAACTTCTAATATTGTATTAAAGAGCGCAATGCTCTCAGGATTATTATCTTCAGGTATAGACGTTGTAGATTTCAGTATTGTGCCTACACCTACACTTCAGTTTGGTATAACAAAATTCGATCTTGATTTTGGAGTTGTCATTACCGCTTCCCACAATCCACCAGAGTTCAACGGTATAAAATGTATCGATAGCGATGGCATAGAGTTGGCAAGAGAGAGCGAAGAAAAAATAGAGCATATATATTTTCAGAAGTTATACAAGCAAGTTGCATGGGATAATTTAGGCAATGTTTCCACTGCAGATATAATTGAAGATTACGTGAATGCAGTGCTCTCTTTAGTAGATACTGAAGCAATAAGAGCTGCAAATTTAAAAGTAGTTTTGGACTGCGCTAACGGTGCAGGGTGCTTTACCACGCCTTATCTCCTCGAAAAGCTTAATTGTAGAGTAATACTGCTAAATTCTCAGCCTCAGGGTGTGCCCTCGCACCCTTCTGAGCCCACAGCTGAAAACTTACAGGAGTTGATAACTACTGTAAAAGCGGCTGGCGTAGATTTAGGTATAGCGCATGACGGTGATGCAGACAGAGCTATATTTGTAGACGAGCTAGGCAATTATGTGCCTGGTGAGAAGACATTAGCACTTTGCGCTAGAGAGCTAGTTAAAGAGAACAAAGGACTCGTTGTAACTGCAGTTAGCTCTTCTTCTTGCTTAGAAGACGTTGTTAAAGCTGAAGGTGGCGAAGTTGAATATACGAGAGTAGGCTCTCCAATTATTGCAAGAGTAATGCGCGACAAAAACGCGGTTTTCGGCGGCGAAGAGAATGGAGGATTAATATTCCCTAAATTCCAGTACTGCCGGGACGGCGCTATTGGGATAGCGAAAATTTTAGAAATATTAGTGAAGTCAGGAAAAAAATTTTCTGAGTTGATTGCAAAAATTCCTCAGTATTATTTATACAAAACGAAAATTTCATGTCCTGAAGAATTAAAACAAAAAGTACTTGATGAATACATTAAATCGAAAGCTGTGGTAGGATTAAGATCTCTTACTCTTGACGGTGTGAAAATTTTCTTTGAAAATGGCTGGGTATTAGTAAGACCTTCTGGTACAGAGCCTATTTATAGAATATTTGCAGAATCAAAGGATCAAAATATTGCAAAGGAGCTCGCTGAGAGCGAGAAAAAAGCGCTAGAAGGAATCATTAAACTTTCACTCTGATCTTTCTTCTTCAAGCTCCTCTTTC
This region of Candidatus Thermoplasmatota archaeon genomic DNA includes:
- a CDS encoding cyclic 2,3-diphosphoglycerate synthase, which translates into the protein MEKRTRVIIMGAAGRDFHNFNVFFRNNSNYEVVAFTATQIPEIEGRVYPKELAGEYYPEGIPIYSEEELPELIKKYQVKQVILSYSDISYRHVMRKSAVVNAAGADFRLLGTSATMLQSKKPVIAVCAVRTGCGKSQTSRKIFGILRKKGFKVVSIRHPMPYDADLKKQICERFETYEDLDRYNCTIEEREEYEPYLDMNGIVYAGVDYEKILHEAEKEADIIIWDGGNNDFPFIKPDLHITIVDPHRPGHEINYYPGEVNLRVADVVIINKIDTAKKEDIEEVKRNISKCNSQAKVILANSPITVDRPEIIENKNVVVVEDGPTLTHGEMPYGAGYLAAKKFNALIVDAKEYATGSIKAIYERYPHLEKILPAMGYGKKQIKELEETISKAAVDAVIIGTPIDLRRVMKIDKPCARVKYELEEIGKPDLEDVIEEFLNKVKV
- the glmM gene encoding phosphoglucosamine mutase — protein: MARLFGTDGIRGVVSELMRPQFALEIGLSIGTYLGNKGKVALATDTRTSNIVLKSAMLSGLLSSGIDVVDFSIVPTPTLQFGITKFDLDFGVVITASHNPPEFNGIKCIDSDGIELARESEEKIEHIYFQKLYKQVAWDNLGNVSTADIIEDYVNAVLSLVDTEAIRAANLKVVLDCANGAGCFTTPYLLEKLNCRVILLNSQPQGVPSHPSEPTAENLQELITTVKAAGVDLGIAHDGDADRAIFVDELGNYVPGEKTLALCARELVKENKGLVVTAVSSSSCLEDVVKAEGGEVEYTRVGSPIIARVMRDKNAVFGGEENGGLIFPKFQYCRDGAIGIAKILEILVKSGKKFSELIAKIPQYYLYKTKISCPEELKQKVLDEYIKSKAVVGLRSLTLDGVKIFFENGWVLVRPSGTEPIYRIFAESKDQNIAKELAESEKKALEGIIKLSL
- a CDS encoding DUF1611 domain-containing protein, giving the protein MKMKAAILARGCFGSSKAKTAHGLIRHSSKFKIKEVVDETLAGKDAGEFLGLGILGIPIVNDFSKDIDSLIIGIAPPGGKLPKKWRSDIKRAIKCHINIVSGMHEFLSDDKELATLAKQYNAKIWDVRKHEGKLELAKGYKHKVPVVLVAGTDSCVGKRTTALELVKSAQKKGLKAGFVATGQTGIMIGCDAGIAVDAIPGDFIPGAVEKMVRKVSQKGKQIIFVEGQGSILHSAYGPVALGILYGSKPECVIMVHNPARKHRNSYPEKVPKLEFEIEAVQKLGNTSVVGISLNCKDVQSWEKVAKEYERKYKLPATDVLKDSKGAEKLLNATISKLNL